tctactaaaaatacaaaaaattagcagagcatggtggtgtgcatctgtagtctaTGAGACCTATGAGAGCCTTTGCAGCAGGGTTGCCTAGCATAGCCCTAGCAGTGAGATTCCTGCTTGGTAGAGCTGTAAGAGCAGGACCTCTTACCAGTGGGTACAGAAGGTGGGACCTTCATCCCAGGGGGCTTAGAAGGAAGCATATCAAGTCAAAGAGGATTATTCTCAAGCCTTAAGATCTCATGTAGTTGGCCTTATAGTGTGAACTTACTTGGGACCTGTtgcccctttcttcctccttctttctccctaACAGAACAGGAATGTCTATCCTCTGCCTGTCCAACcactgtattttggaagcacatagCGTATTTGGTTTTATGGGTTCACAGCTGGAGAAGAATCTGCCTCAGGATGGATTGTACCTTGAGTCTCACCCAGATCTGATTTAGATGtgatttagatgagactttggatttagACTTTGAAGTTGATGctgaaacaaattaacaaatttgGACTACTGGGATGGAATGAAAGTGTTTTGTATGTAAGAAGGACAtgagttggggggtgggggtccaGGAGCAGAATGTAATAGATTGAATGTTtctgtcccccaaaattcatgtgttaaaaCCTAATCCCCCATGTGACATCAtctggaggtagggcctttgggaaatTAAGTCATAGGGTAGAGCCTTTATAAAggagattagtgcccttgtaaaagaAACCCTGGagagctccctcaccccttctgtcatgtgaggacacaatgagaaggcgGCAAAAAAGATGGCCATCTAGGAACCAGGAAGGAAGACCACACCAGCACTGAATTTCCTAGAGCCTTGATTTTGGACtacctccagaagtgtgagaaataaatttgttatttaaaagccaccaaggccaggcgcagtggctcacacctgtaatcccaggactttgagaggccaagacaggtggatcacgagttcaggagtttgagaccagcctgaccaacatggtgaaaccctgtctctactaaaaatacaaaaattagccaggcgtggttgcgcgtgcctgttatcccagctactcagaaggctgaggcaggagaatcgcttgaacctgtgaggtggaggttgcagtgagtcaagattgcgccactgcactgcagcctgggtgacagagggagactctgtctcaaaaaaaaaaaaaaaagccaccaagtctgtggcatttttcctttaaaagcttGACTGGACTGAAATACCAGTAATAAcatgtttcatttcttaaatGGCGTAAAATTTggtatatttacttttaattaaagagttctggtttttgtttttagcatttaATTACCGTTATCCATtggaaaaaatagatattatatacattatatataaaactgtTTATAGGTAATGTATTTTCTATACCTTACAAATAGTGCTAATTATTCCCTAAGGTTGTTTTCTCCCCCTAtcattttgctgttttattttatttcttttctattttttgagacagttttgctcctgttgcccaggctggagtgcaagggcatgatctcagccctccgcaagctccacctcccaggttcaagcgattctcctgcctcagcctcctgagtagctgggattaaaagcatgcgccaccacgcccggctaattttgtatttttagtagagacggggtttctccatgttggttaggctggtctcgaactcctggcctcaggtgatccgccccctcagtctcccaaagtgctgaggttacaggcataagccacctcacccacccttattattttattattattattattttttgagacagtctcactgtcttgcccagactggagtgcagtggcacaatcttggctcactgcaaccaccacctccgaagttcaagcgattctcctacctcagcctctcaagtagatgggattacaggcatgcacccccacacccagttaatttttgtatttttagtagagatagggtttcaccatcttggccacgctggtctcgaactcctgaccctaagtgatccacctgccttggcctcccaaagtgttgagattacaggcatgagccactgccccagccccCACCTTATCACTTTAATAATGCATGCATATTGAATTGCGGTAACATGAAAAACACTTTTCCTGATACTTGGCTCCAGTAATTTTTCCTATTGTTTGTAAATTTTGACTGCATagatgtaaagatttttttttttttttttttttgagacggagtcttgctctgctgcccaggctggagtgcagtggcgcgatctcagctcactgcaagctccgcctcccggtttcccgccattctcctgcctcagcctcccgagtaactgggactacaggggccgccaccacgcccggccaattttttgtatttttagtagagacggggtttcaccgtgttcgccagggtggtctccatctcctgacctcgtgatccgcccgcctcagcctcccaaagtgctgggattacaggcatgagccacgatgtaAAGATTTAACATTTGATAGGAAGATCATTTAACCACTAAAGGGGGAATCACTCTTATATGTAgggagaaataaattatttgcaagaAGATTCCTTATTTAAAAACTGATGTGGCCGGACAccgtagcacacacctgtagtcccagctactcgggaggctgaagcaggagaatcgcttgaacccgggaggcagaggttgcagtgaaccgagatcacaccattgcactctagcctgggtgacagagcgaaactccatctcaaaagagagagaaaaaaaaaaaatgatttgatatCAATACAATGCACTACTactctgtgatttttaaaaacaagatggaCAAACATTGATACTGATATATTACCATCTTAAATGGATCTCAAGGACATTTTGGTGGATGAAAAACAAAGTTGCATACTATACGATTCAATTTTGATCCCCAAAGTTGCATACtatattattcaatttttataatattcttgaaatgacaTAAGTATAGCTGTGGAGAACAAATTAGTGATTGCCAAAGAACAGGGAGGAGGACAGCGGACTGGTGCAACTAACGATGTGTAGTAAGTACTATAAGGGATAGCACTATGAAAGGGTGACACaggggacacacacacatacacacatacacacacaagctaATGCAtgtaaaaactggtgaaattgGAATAAAGCCTGTGGTCTGGTTAACAATATTTTACAGatgtcagtttcctggttttAATATTGTACTGTATTGAGGCTATGATCAGAGGAAGGTGGGTAAGGGTACATGGGACTCTGCTATATTTGCAatttcctgtgaatctataattatttcagattaaagaaggggaaaaaatcaaacacaagACATACAAACtcatcaaatatttcttttttggggggagaaaaAAACACCTACTGATTGTGCATGGCTTTATTGGCTGCTTCCTTTAACTCCCACAACTCTCTGAAGTAGATGTTAGgaactctattttattttcatcaaaatgGAGGCttaggttaagtaatttgtccaaggcaCAACTACTGTTAGAGCCAGGGTTTGAATCCAGCACAACCTAAATCCCACTCATGGTTGTTTTGGCTGAATCCTGACTGGACTTAAATGACACTTCTTTTCTTTgacgcccagactggagtgcaaccactggatctcggctcactgcaacctccacctcccggttcaagcgattctccagccccagcctcactactatctgggactacaggcgtgagccaccacgcccggctgatttttgtatttttagtagagacagggtttcaccatattggccaggctggtctcgaacccctgacctcaagtgatctgcccgcctgggcctcccaaagtgctgggattacaggcgtgagccaccacgcctgacctgccatcacgcttgtaatcccagcactttgggaggcccaggcgggtggatcacgaaatcaagagattaagaccatcctggccaacacggtgaaaccccatctctactaaaaatacaaaaaattagctcagcgtggtggcacgcgcctgcagccccagctactcgggaggctgaggcaggagaatcgcttgaacccaggaggtggaggctacagcgAGCCAAGACCGCTCTACGGCAcaccagcccgggcgacagtgtgagactccgtctcaaaaataataaaataataataataataatcatcatcatcatcatcatctttctGCCAGAGgtgagaaagcagaaaaaaaaaaatcagcttctcAAATTCCTGTGCGTCtcttagtagagaaggggtttctccatgttggtcaggctgatctcgaactcccgatctcaggtgatccgcccgcctcagcctcctaaagtggtgagattacaggcgtgagccaccgcgcccagccacaagaCGTTTTATTGCAACATAAATATAGAGGATGTAACGAGTCATCCAACCACCAACGTAATTAGAGTTGGTTACCAAGTTTCCCTAGGCGTCTTCCACCAGGAGGGATAAACCGATTGCAGACAAACCTAGCACCCCTTGAGCAGCTTAACTCGACGCGATTCTCCAGTTAGCCAGGCCTTTTTCTACCCTTTTGGGGGCACAAGGCGACCTTGCCTCCTGATTCAAAAACTTCGTACACTTCAATCCTTCTACCCTTTTCTGGTCAGCCACGAAAGCGGCAGCTTGGCACAATTCCCAGCCTAGAGTTCGGGCACTGCCTGTCATCAGCACGACGAAACCTACACCCACTGAGACCTCAGACCCCGCGTGATTACATCACTCAACCACCAGCGCACGCCCGGAGGAACCCACTGTCACGTGACCACTCGTGCCCAATGACCGAGGCCCACGCTTTCCAGACTGCCATAGGCGCTGTCATAGAGCCGGAGCTTGGGCGGCGCCCCGCCCCGGCCGCACGGTGCGCCGGCGTTAATCCTCCCGGAAAGTTCCGGCTGCCAAGATTGCAGGTTCCCACCAAGTATTGTTTCCGAACTGGGTCACAAGAGCGTGTTCCTGATTGGCttgttctggaggttgggaagggACCTGTTAGAGACTGGGACCACTTCCTGAAGCGCGAGGCAGGAAGTTATATGCGTTTTCTAGAGTCCTGTAGAGAAAGTGCTCTCTGCCGCATTGGTATCGGCGAGAGCTGGAGGTGTTGGGTCGGGAGACCGGCCGTTCGGTCCCGCCTCATGTAGGAGGTGGTTTCCATCGCGGCACCACGGCACACACCTCCAGCCCCGAGCCCGGAGCGACTGCCCCGGGGTCTCCTTCAGGCTTCTTGACGCCGTTCCAGGGGGCACCTAGCCAGGCATCCTCTGGACTTCTAGCCAGAGGACTGGCTCCCGGCTTCAGCACTCCGGGCTGCAGTAAGAAGTGCCCTTATCGCTCTGAGCCCTGCCACCATCCCGTGAACCACCGAAACCCTGGTCCAGCGCGACAGCCTTGGACCTGGGACTGGACGGATCCAAAACGCTCAGCCCCGGCCCCCCACAGACGGGGCTCTGCATCGTCTCTGATATGTCACCCACCATCTCCCACAAGGACAGCAGCCGGCAACGGCGGCCAGGGAATTTCAGTCACTCTTTGGATATGAAGAGGGGTCCCCTGCCCCCGGGCGGTTGGGATGACAGTCATTTGGACTCAGCGGGCCGAGAAGGGGACAGAGAAGCTCTTCTTGGGGATACTGGCACTGGCGACTTCTTAAAAGCCCCACGGAGCTTCCGGGCGGAACTAAGCAGCATTTTGCTGCTACTCTTTCTTTACGTGCTTCAGGGTATTCCCTTGGGCTTGGCGGGGAGCATCCCACTCATTTTGCAAAGCAAAAATGTTAGCTATACAGACCAAGCTTTCTTCAGTTTTGTCTTTTGGCCCTTCAGTCTCAAATTACTCTGGGCCCCGTTGGTTGATGCTGTCTACGTTAAGAACTTCGGTCGTCGCAAATCTTGGCTGGTCCCAACACAGTATATACTAGGACTCTTCATGATATATTTATCCACTCAGGTGGACCGTTTGCTCGGGAATACTGAAGGCAGGACACCCGACGTGATTGCTCTCACTGTGGCATTCTTTTTGTTTGAATTCTTGGCCGCCACTCAGGACATTGCTGTCGATGGTTGGGCGTTAACTATGTTATCCAGGGAAAATGTGGGTTATGCTTCTACTTGCAATTCGGTGGGCCAAACAGCGGGTTACTTTTTGggcaatgttttgtttttggccCTTGAATCTGCCGACTTTTGTAACAAATATTTGCGGTTTCAGCCTCAACCCAGAGGAATCGTTACTCTTGCAGGTAGTGTATTTAAACTATTATGGTGTTAGGTTTATTTATCCTTTTGAAAGAGTGTGTGATGTTGGAGGGGAGCTCATTAATTTACTGGAAATCATTGTATGGGAGATAACTCAAGGTAAGTTTTCTGTTTCGTCCAGATGAGCTTCTTTGAATTATTAAAGCCAAAGTGAAGGACATTAGAGCAATCAAATGATCAGTACTCTGCAGTTAACAGGGAGAGGCAACCCATCAAATAACAACGGAGTCCAGGGATTCATGCCACTTGCTTAATACacaaatgcacatttttaaaaagtgtggctCATATAGttcacatttttccttttgtcttgttGGTTTTAGGTTTCTAGCTCTATACTTTCTGATCCATTTCTACCCCTACCGTTGTACCCAGAATCCAGCCTTCTAGTGAATGGAACAGGGTTTATTCGTTCAAACATTATTGAGTCAGCTAAGGGACGGGATTCTAAGGCCTCTTATGAATAAGGCAGAGTTCTGCACTCGAGAAATAGGGGAGATGAATATTTTAGGAGACTTCGGAGTTGCCAGTTAGTAACTGCCTTTGGGAGTCAGGCTTCACATTGCAGATAACATTTGACTTTGTTCTTGAAAAAGATTCCACGAGGCCAGGAAATGGCACACCAGGATGCACAACACAAAGTGAAAGTGCACTGAGGCAGGAAAGTACAAAAAAGTACAGGACGTTGCCTGAACTGGGTTTAGGAAATCATGCTGAGAAAGGCTGTGACTAAATTagtaagattttatttaattactaTGGGAAAAGGGTTTAAAAGTTTGTCCTGTAAGTAATGGAGGGAAAGGTCTAAaaaatttctctgtttctc
The sequence above is drawn from the Rhinopithecus roxellana isolate Shanxi Qingling chromosome 1, ASM756505v1, whole genome shotgun sequence genome and encodes:
- the SLC33A1 gene encoding acetyl-coenzyme A transporter 1 isoform X2, encoding MSPTISHKDSSRQRRPGNFSHSLDMKRGPLPPGGWDDSHLDSAGREGDREALLGDTGTGDFLKAPRSFRAELSSILLLLFLYVLQGIPLGLAGSIPLILQSKNVSYTDQAFFSFVFWPFSLKLLWAPLVDAVYVKNFGRRKSWLVPTQYILGLFMIYLSTQVDRLLGNTEGRTPDVIALTVAFFLFEFLAATQDIAVDGWALTMLSRENVGYASTCNSVGQTAGYFLGNVLFLALESADFCNKYLRFQPQPRGIVTLADWFFSSRCCNRTEIGRRGSTQRTFSLIGSSNGSFADNTASDYQQIHCRSPAIKHILQSHALQVTVYSMYVSIMAFNAKVSDPLIGGTYMTLLNTVSNLGGNWPSTVALWLVDPLTVKECVGASNQNCRTPDAVELCKKLGGSCVTALDGYYVESIICVFIGFGWWFFLGPKFKKLQDEGSTSWKCKRSN